From a region of the Odontesthes bonariensis isolate fOdoBon6 chromosome 4, fOdoBon6.hap1, whole genome shotgun sequence genome:
- the LOC142379156 gene encoding LOW QUALITY PROTEIN: ubinuclein-1-like (The sequence of the model RefSeq protein was modified relative to this genomic sequence to represent the inferred CDS: substituted 2 bases at 2 genomic stop codons): MAESRRVPLTTLSCGVTSFGDRSASDRRSSLDVLQAKESPSNRPSDAKTVRLVLALSEPDERTFPEFNYCQLVDKKVNQTDDDVQLSKVELGEKDQHDEIAAIARKLEEKYAGKHKKKDRIQDLIDIGYGYEEDSFIDNSEAYDEFVPSSITTKFGGFYVNSGVLQFRQASDTETDALTTAERTFEPTKRKLNGEQDKPKKKRCRASGEPKGDADLKPKTLSGPRDENKIKKKKKAVKTLSVTSMLRKFQREKEKERQRMEKVAAVPGAPAPSLFPADAGGGGGSGMTDPLLSLIGSTTDHALIQAASTVDFDIDLDSLLDVSEDNLSPKPLPQTTTEMQLIQSKTDDQTRLDMLPEAEARVLNAKPSYQPMPHPEQTQVLSRPSSASTQSGPLPEGLAPGLEDSIRKLMVAAKISEGESKLKFFNPDINSILLDIELQCQEQGGQLRSKVYRHLSSFMPCSKDTLLKRGKKLLITHVVSEALSAQLVLYAVXDVQDFCMXLCSLTFKKESPCVEDPLQKLKEAIGRSMPEQIACFSESCQAYEQVKTSKATEEEHVEEKGGRKGGPKKLFKWNQEIRKSLGHVLREKMNKCKNEGKEGPEIEEFLKTLLDNEVKPLWPKGWMQSRALMRESRKWLGLLTSLPVNKTKCLKGASSNSGASKLSDGINSLQGIPALSEDLQGTDLVLTEGSNMPDCVCLGGDEKRGGALLKGEIKEFGAGSSTPSDGGKPPVNGASAPTHSLLDILADEALAREQSLPLSQEFLAAAVAKHWSFGLDPNSPPLPPPPPQSSPVDFPERMCRVVFPGLPQGGHEMREGPGEVLIGSDADITTH; this comes from the exons ATGGCTGAATCTCGGAGAGTTCCGCTGACCACTTTGAGCTGTGGTGTGACTTCGTTTGGTGATAGGTCCGCTTCAGACAGAAGGTCTTCTTTGGATGTTCTGCAGGCGAAAGAAAGCCCCTCAAACCGACCCAGTGACGCCAAGACAGTCCGCCTCGTCCTCGCTTTAAGTGAGCCCGACGAGCGGACCTTTCCTGAGTTCAACTACTGCCAGCTTGTTGATAAGAAG GTCAACCAAACGGATGATGATGTTCAACTGAGCAAAGTTGAGCTGGGAGAAAAGGACCAACATGATGAAATTGCTGCCATTGCAAGAAAGTTGGAGGAAAAATAC GCTGGCAAACATAAGAAAAAGGACCGCATTCAGGACTTGATTGACATTGGGTACGGTTATGAAGAGGATTCTTTCATTGACAACTCTGAGGCT TATGATGAGTTTGTGCCGTCCTCCATCACAACCAAATTCGGTGGATTCTATGTGAATTCAGGCGTGCTGCAGTTCCGCCAGGCCTCTGATACAGAGACTGATGCCCTCACGACAGCAGAGAGGACATTTGAGCCCACAAAA CGTAAACTCAATGGTGAACAGGATAAGCCAAAGAAGAAGCGGTGCAGAGCGAGTGGAGAACCGAAAGGCGACGCAGATCTGAAGCCAAA AACTTTGTCTGGGCCACGTGATGAGAATAAgatcaaaaagaagaaaaaggctGTGAAGACATTGAGTGTCACCAGCATGCTGAGGAAGTTtcaaagagaaaaggaaaaggaacgGCAGAGGATGGAGAAGGTTGCTGCAGTTCCGGGTGCACCAGCCCCCTCCCTGTTCCCAGCAGATGCAGGCGGCGGTGGCGGCTCTGGAATGACTGACCCTCTGCTCAGTTTGATTGGCTCCACCACTGACCACGCTCTCATCCAAGCAGCCAGCACTGTGGATTTTGATATTGATTTGGACTCTTTATTAGATGTCAGTGAAGACAATTTGTCACCAAAACCCCTTCCTCAAACTACAACGGAGATGCAGCTGATTCAAAGCAAGACGGATGATCAGACACGGCTCGACATGTTGCCTGAAGCGGAGGCACGAGTTCTAAATGCAAAGCCCAGCTATCAGCCGATGCCTCATCCAGAGCAAACCCAGGTCCTGTCCAGACCCAGTTCTGCATCAACACAGTCTGGCCCCCTGCCAGAGGGACTCGCACCAGGCCTGGAGGATAGCATTCGAAAGCTCATGGTG gctGCTAAGATATCAGAGGGGGAGTCGAAACTTAAGTTCTTCAATCCAGATATCAACTCAATCCTTCTAGA TATTGAGTTGCAGTGTCAGGAGCAGGGTGGCCAGCTCCGCTCCAAGGTGTACAGACATCTGTCATCTTTCATGCCCTGTAGCAAAGACACACTCCTCAAGCGAGGAAAGAAACTCCTAATCACACATGTGGTGAGTGAGGCGCTGAGTGCTCAGCTCGTATTGTATGCAGTATGAGATGTTCAGGATTTCTGCATGTGACTTTGCTCTTTAACTTTTAAGAAAGAATCGCCATGTGTGGAAGATCCCTTGCAGAAACTCAAGGAGGCCATTGGAAGATCGATGCCTGAGCAGATTGCATgtttcagtgaaagctgccagGCGTACGAACAGGTCAAAACTTCAAA GGCAACAGAGGAGGAACATGTGGAGGAGAAGGGTGGCAGAAAAGGAGGTCCGAAGAAGTTGTTCAAATGGAATCAGGAGATTAG AAAGTCCTTGGGTCATGTATTGAGggagaaaatgaacaaatgtaaaaatgaaGGTAAAGAGGGCCCTGAGATTGAAGAGTTCCTTAAAACCCTGCTGGACAATGAGGTCAAACCACTATGGCCAAAAGGATGGATGCAGTCTAG GGCGCTGATGAGGGAGAGCAGGAAATGGTTGGGTCTCTTAACTTCATTACC AGTGAACAAGACCAAGTGTTTAAAGGGGGCATCTTCCAACAGTGGTGCTTCCAAATTGTCAGATGGCATCAACAGTCTTCAGGGAATTCCAGCACTGTCAGAAGACCTCCAAGGAACAGATCTCGTCCTCACCGAGGGCTCAAATATGCCCGACTGTGTGTGTCTTGGTGGTGATGAAAAACGGGGTGGTGCTTTGCTAAAGGGTGAGATTAAGGAGTTTGGTGCAGGTTCTTCAACACCTTCTGATGGAGGCAAACCTCCAGTCAACGGCGCATCTGCTCCAACACATTCGCTTCTTGATATTCTTGCTGATGAAGCGCTGGCTCGTGAGCAAAGTCTCCCACTTTCCCAAGAGTTCTTGGCAGCAGCTGTCGCAAAACACTGGAGCTTTGGTTTGGACCCCAAcagtcctcctcttcctcctccccctcctcagtCCAGCCCAGTTGATTTCCCTGAGAGAATGTGTCGGGTGGTTTTCCCTGGGCTGCCGCAGGGTGGACATGAAATGCGTGAGGGTCCTGGCGAGGTGCTGATTGGCTCTGATGCTGACATTACTACACACTGA